The following proteins come from a genomic window of Pyxidicoccus sp. MSG2:
- a CDS encoding ATP-grasp domain-containing protein — MLQRAFIQEEGQGRMEPEMRELRDALAARGVPTELFTVKRLERRQLPLARETLVAGHVPTVLGALKQLGIEPPPTNDYPKCLAPFLHRRLWTGTVRQLVDSLYDVSAPPVFAKPVGRRKRFTGHVFHTSDDVLFLERASASTPLVLSEVVRWLSEYRVFVVRGAIVGIHHYAGDTSVSVDEGTVREAVRLLESSGEATAGYGVDFGVLSTGETALVEWNDGFSLGSYGLGRDAYLELTVARWCELTGVSGSTPGGPPAS, encoded by the coding sequence ATGCTCCAGCGCGCCTTCATCCAGGAAGAGGGCCAGGGACGGATGGAGCCCGAGATGCGGGAGCTCCGGGACGCACTGGCGGCGCGCGGCGTCCCCACCGAGCTGTTCACCGTGAAGCGGCTGGAGCGGCGTCAGTTGCCGCTCGCTCGCGAGACGCTCGTCGCCGGTCATGTGCCCACCGTGCTCGGTGCGCTGAAGCAGCTCGGAATCGAACCGCCTCCGACGAATGACTACCCGAAGTGCCTGGCGCCCTTCCTCCACCGCCGGCTGTGGACGGGCACCGTGCGACAGCTCGTCGACTCGCTCTACGACGTGTCCGCTCCGCCCGTCTTCGCCAAGCCCGTGGGCCGCAGGAAGCGCTTCACCGGCCACGTGTTCCACACCTCCGACGACGTGCTCTTCCTGGAGCGGGCCTCCGCGAGCACCCCGCTGGTCCTCTCCGAGGTCGTTCGGTGGCTCAGCGAGTACCGCGTGTTCGTCGTGAGGGGCGCCATCGTCGGCATCCATCACTACGCGGGGGACACCTCCGTCTCCGTGGACGAGGGCACCGTGCGCGAGGCCGTCCGCTTGCTGGAGTCCTCCGGGGAAGCCACCGCCGGCTATGGCGTGGACTTCGGCGTGCTCTCCACCGGGGAGACGGCGCTGGTGGAGTGGAATGACGGCTTCTCGCTGGGCTCCTACGGCCTGGGGCGGGACGCCTACCTGGAGTTGACGGTGGCCCGCTGGTGCGAGCTGACCGGTGTCAGCGGCTCGACACCGGGTGGGCCTCCGGCCTCTTGA
- a CDS encoding alpha/beta fold hydrolase, translating into MISTGTESAGAGVHVREGAIRLRDGRRLAYVESGDLDGLPVFFIHGNPGSRYMRHPDDRLTHGLGVRLITPDRPGYGLSDYQPGRTLLDFADDLEQLANTLKVGRFALFGVSAGGPYVAACAWKLGARLTRAAIVSGASPLKRRGAMDGVNRDYRNAYSMAAWPEWLLHPLMAMHDRQVRANPAKALAGVMAHASPDDRAVLADPLISAQVQGWRREATRNGVAGMRREAHILAAPWNVPLEEIRCEVDLWYWEGDSIVPPQMGRYLATRIPRAVPHFLAGGGHFSIYSHWRDILAPLVHEGV; encoded by the coding sequence ATGATTTCCACCGGGACAGAGTCAGCGGGAGCGGGAGTGCACGTGCGCGAGGGCGCCATCCGCCTGCGGGACGGGCGGCGGCTCGCGTATGTCGAGTCCGGTGATTTGGACGGCCTGCCGGTGTTCTTCATCCACGGCAACCCGGGCTCGCGCTACATGCGGCACCCGGATGACCGGCTCACGCACGGGCTGGGGGTGCGCCTCATCACCCCGGACCGGCCGGGCTACGGGCTGTCGGACTACCAGCCCGGGCGCACGCTGCTGGACTTCGCGGACGACCTGGAGCAGCTCGCCAACACGCTGAAGGTGGGCCGCTTCGCCCTCTTCGGCGTGTCCGCGGGCGGGCCGTATGTCGCCGCCTGCGCGTGGAAGCTGGGGGCGCGGCTCACCCGCGCGGCCATCGTCTCCGGGGCGTCGCCGCTGAAGCGACGCGGGGCCATGGACGGGGTGAACCGGGACTACCGCAACGCGTACTCGATGGCGGCGTGGCCGGAGTGGCTGCTGCACCCGCTGATGGCCATGCATGACCGGCAGGTGCGTGCGAATCCGGCGAAGGCGCTCGCGGGCGTCATGGCGCATGCGTCGCCGGATGACCGCGCCGTGCTGGCGGACCCGCTCATCTCCGCGCAGGTGCAGGGCTGGCGCCGCGAGGCCACGCGCAACGGAGTCGCGGGCATGCGGCGCGAGGCGCACATCCTGGCGGCACCGTGGAACGTGCCGCTGGAGGAGATTCGCTGCGAGGTGGACCTCTGGTACTGGGAGGGGGACAGCATCGTCCCGCCGCAGATGGGGCGCTACCTGGCCACGCGGATTCCGCGCGCCGTGCCCCACTTCCTCGCGGGCGGCGGGCACTTCTCCATCTACTCCCACTGGAGGGACATCCTCGCCCCCCTGGTGCACGAGGGCGTCTGA
- a CDS encoding alpha/beta fold hydrolase → MTASTTQRLRSFVAGKLDLPRAVASILKARPLNPYPYLKPIIEKASGVREPPISATPHTVVYTRGSMRLLRYAAPRRRYRTPILFVYSLINRWYILDFLPGRSLIEHLTHAGYDVYALDWGVPGKTEEHIDWQELLGGLIQTAVQWTLRVSKSRELTLYGYCMGGTMALAYTSLYPEGVRNLVAQATPVDFSKGGVYTLWTSAENFDVDSLVDAYGNVPTKVLESGFMMAAPVQRLTRWLEVCRRIDDPDFVTTFLAMERWGADPVPFPGEVYRQYIKDCYQQNLFPKGQMKVGEEHIDLGRIQCSVLNVIAEQDTIALPAMSEPLPKLVSSKDVETRRYPVGHIGLSASSKGATVVWPSIAAWIGERSKTMEP, encoded by the coding sequence ATGACCGCGTCCACCACCCAGCGTCTCCGCTCGTTCGTCGCGGGCAAGCTCGACCTCCCGCGCGCCGTGGCCAGCATCCTCAAGGCGCGGCCACTCAATCCCTACCCGTACCTCAAGCCCATCATCGAGAAGGCGTCCGGCGTCCGCGAGCCGCCCATCAGCGCCACGCCCCACACGGTGGTGTACACGCGCGGCAGCATGCGCCTGTTGCGCTACGCCGCGCCCCGGCGCCGCTACCGCACGCCCATCCTCTTCGTCTATTCGCTCATCAATCGCTGGTACATCCTCGACTTCCTCCCCGGCCGCAGCCTCATCGAGCACCTCACGCACGCGGGCTACGACGTCTACGCCCTCGACTGGGGCGTGCCCGGGAAGACCGAGGAGCACATCGACTGGCAAGAGCTGCTGGGCGGCCTCATCCAGACGGCGGTGCAGTGGACGCTGCGCGTGAGCAAGAGCCGCGAGCTGACGCTCTACGGCTACTGCATGGGCGGCACCATGGCGCTGGCGTACACGTCCCTCTACCCCGAGGGCGTGCGCAACCTGGTGGCCCAGGCCACGCCCGTGGACTTCAGCAAGGGCGGCGTCTACACGCTGTGGACGTCGGCGGAGAACTTCGACGTGGACTCGCTGGTGGACGCGTACGGCAACGTGCCCACCAAGGTGTTGGAGAGCGGCTTCATGATGGCCGCGCCGGTGCAGCGCCTCACGCGCTGGCTGGAGGTGTGCCGCCGCATCGACGACCCGGACTTCGTCACCACCTTCCTCGCCATGGAGCGCTGGGGCGCCGACCCCGTGCCCTTCCCCGGTGAGGTCTACCGCCAGTACATCAAGGACTGCTACCAGCAGAACCTCTTCCCCAAAGGGCAGATGAAGGTGGGCGAGGAGCACATCGACCTGGGTCGCATCCAGTGCTCGGTGCTCAATGTCATCGCCGAGCAGGACACCATCGCCCTGCCCGCGATGAGCGAGCCACTTCCAAAGCTGGTGTCCTCGAAAGACGTCGAGACGCGGCGCTACCCGGTGGGCCACATCGGCCTGTCCGCATCCAGCAAGGGCGCCACCGTGGTGTGGCCCTCCATCGCCGCCTGGATTGGCGAGCGCTCGAAGACGATGGAGCCATGA
- a CDS encoding Uma2 family endonuclease, protein MSEDLQVQDGVRVATNGAGPHPGDMGDKPRTESVYEARERLPEGVISQIVDGELYVSPQPRTVHNRAAGELFRELAPFGKEEGPGGWLHLIEPELHLKRDVLVPDIAGWRRERMPEMPDIVGVKLPPDWVCEVLSPSTEALDRGRKMAVYAREDVGHLWFVDPRSQSLEVFRLEGKGWKQLGVYTGNAVVRAEPFEALPLNLAFLWKR, encoded by the coding sequence ATGAGCGAAGACCTCCAGGTGCAGGACGGGGTGCGGGTTGCGACGAACGGGGCGGGGCCGCATCCTGGGGACATGGGCGACAAGCCGCGGACGGAGAGCGTGTACGAGGCACGGGAGCGCCTCCCCGAGGGCGTCATCAGCCAGATTGTCGATGGCGAGCTGTACGTCAGTCCCCAGCCACGCACGGTCCACAACCGGGCCGCGGGGGAGCTCTTCAGGGAGCTCGCACCGTTCGGGAAGGAAGAAGGCCCTGGCGGCTGGTTGCACCTCATCGAGCCCGAGCTTCATTTGAAGCGGGATGTGCTGGTGCCCGACATCGCGGGCTGGCGGCGCGAGCGGATGCCCGAGATGCCAGACATCGTTGGAGTGAAGCTCCCGCCGGACTGGGTCTGCGAGGTCCTCTCTCCCTCCACCGAGGCGCTGGACCGGGGCCGGAAGATGGCGGTGTACGCCCGTGAGGACGTGGGGCACCTGTGGTTCGTGGACCCTCGCAGCCAGTCGCTGGAGGTCTTCCGGCTGGAGGGCAAGGGGTGGAAGCAGCTCGGCGTGTACACGGGCAACGCCGTGGTCCGTGCCGAGCCGTTCGAGGCGCTTCCGTTGAACCTGGCGTTTCTCTGGAAGCGCTGA